The bacterium genome includes a region encoding these proteins:
- a CDS encoding MCE family protein produces the protein MRQKRNYRKEVRVGILITLGLVIVIGAVFSVGGGKDSLFGKKVKYTIFFDSTGGLYKGDPVLLTGVEVGNVVDISFPENIKTRKIKVVIEISKNAARRVRTDSRAVIAAASIVYGKVIELSMGDHENPPIQPGEEIKTGTYSGFGSLVSSTTSVMDDMRVLLNKISKGDGALGMIVNEQLKVKEMMNNLNRASASLAVLLHRAQEGKGSIGTLLADSSKTDETINDIQAAAKNLREVSENLKSKKTLFGKLVNDKDYGKKIAADLELLMHSLANISTKMDTGNGSAAMLINDGRLYRGMEDVVFGIKRSSIATWFIRNRRKAGEKTRPVTPFKKNN, from the coding sequence ATGAGACAAAAAAGAAATTATAGGAAAGAAGTACGTGTAGGCATTTTGATTACACTTGGTCTTGTGATTGTAATAGGTGCTGTTTTCTCAGTAGGAGGCGGAAAAGATTCTCTCTTTGGAAAAAAGGTGAAATATACCATATTTTTTGATTCTACAGGCGGCCTGTATAAAGGGGATCCTGTACTTTTAACCGGTGTCGAAGTGGGAAATGTTGTTGATATAAGTTTTCCTGAAAATATAAAAACCAGAAAAATCAAGGTTGTAATTGAAATATCCAAAAATGCTGCAAGACGTGTGCGTACAGATTCACGTGCAGTTATTGCGGCTGCAAGTATCGTGTATGGCAAGGTAATTGAGCTTTCAATGGGCGATCACGAAAATCCACCCATTCAACCAGGAGAAGAGATTAAAACAGGAACTTATTCAGGATTCGGGTCTCTTGTTTCATCAACTACCAGTGTTATGGATGATATGCGGGTACTTTTAAACAAGATTTCAAAGGGAGATGGTGCACTTGGCATGATAGTTAACGAGCAGTTAAAAGTTAAAGAGATGATGAATAATCTTAACCGCGCATCAGCTTCCCTTGCTGTGTTGCTGCACCGTGCACAGGAGGGAAAGGGGTCTATAGGAACTCTGCTCGCTGATTCTTCAAAAACCGATGAAACGATAAATGATATACAGGCTGCAGCAAAGAATCTGCGTGAAGTTTCTGAAAATCTAAAGAGTAAGAAAACATTGTTCGGCAAACTTGTAAATGACAAGGATTACGGCAAAAAGATCGCAGCAGACCTGGAACTTCTTATGCATTCTCTTGCAAATATAAGTACAAAAATGGATACCGGGAATGGAAGTGCTGCAATGTTAATAAATGACGGGAGGCTTTACAGAGGCATGGAAGACGTTGTGTTTGGTATTAAGAGAAGCAGTATTGCAACATGGTTTATAAGAAACAGAAGAAAAGCAGGAGAGAAGACCAGGCCTGTAACTCCATTCAAAAAGAATAACTAA
- a CDS encoding site-2 protease family protein — protein sequence MMKAIPQIVVLLFSIIFHEVAHGKAALIKGDTTARDAGRLTLNPLPHIDIFGTIIFPLILVIIKSPVLFGWAKPVPVNPLRLKDIKKDMVFVGAAGPASNIFLAVVSGILFRIFSAVLSPGSVLLYMAYFAVYINLVLAFFNLVPIPPLDGSRIVMGFMPDDIAVKFMKLERFGFMIIFGLLFLGFFTAVIFPVVIFFLRLLTGIAIH from the coding sequence ATGATGAAAGCTATCCCGCAAATTGTAGTACTGCTTTTTTCCATTATTTTTCATGAAGTTGCACATGGAAAAGCAGCATTGATCAAAGGTGATACAACTGCCCGTGATGCAGGGAGATTAACGCTGAACCCCCTGCCTCATATTGATATTTTCGGTACGATTATTTTCCCTCTGATTCTCGTTATTATAAAATCTCCTGTTCTTTTCGGATGGGCGAAACCTGTACCTGTTAATCCGTTAAGATTAAAAGACATTAAAAAGGATATGGTTTTTGTAGGTGCTGCAGGCCCTGCAAGCAATATATTTCTTGCTGTGGTCTCAGGTATACTTTTCAGAATATTTTCTGCTGTTTTAAGCCCGGGAAGTGTTCTTTTGTATATGGCTTATTTTGCTGTTTATATCAATCTTGTACTTGCATTTTTTAATCTTGTTCCTATTCCTCCTCTTGACGGGTCGCGCATAGTAATGGGTTTTATGCCTGATGATATCGCTGTAAAATTCATGAAACTTGAGAGATTTGGTTTTATGATTATTTTCGGGCTTTTATTTCTTGGATTTTTTACTGCTGTTATTTTTCCTGTTGTAATTTTCTTCCTGAGGCTGTTGACAGGGATTGCAATTCATTGA
- a CDS encoding ABC transporter ATP-binding protein yields the protein MVPPFVFFDEVYKDFDGQEVLRGLTLLIRRGEALVILGGSGTGKTVALKHIVGLISPDRGRVFVNGENISEYSENQLIHIRKKIGFLFQGGALFDSLSVFDNVAFPLREHTNLSENDIHDKVIEKLKLVGLESSAFKMPSNLSGGMQKRAALARAIVMEPEALLYDEPTTGLDPITTRWVSTLMRTIHENLKITSVIVTHNIQSAMTVADRIAFLYRGRIKFVGTPNEILECGDHIVNEFLRS from the coding sequence ATTGTGCCGCCATTTGTATTTTTTGATGAGGTTTATAAAGATTTTGACGGGCAGGAAGTACTTCGAGGGCTTACACTGCTGATTCGAAGAGGTGAAGCACTTGTTATTCTCGGTGGAAGCGGTACAGGGAAAACGGTCGCTTTAAAACATATTGTGGGATTAATATCACCGGATAGGGGAAGAGTGTTTGTAAATGGTGAGAATATCAGTGAATATAGTGAGAATCAGCTTATTCATATTAGAAAGAAGATTGGATTTTTGTTCCAGGGTGGAGCGCTTTTTGATTCTTTGTCAGTTTTTGATAATGTAGCTTTCCCGTTAAGAGAACACACAAATTTGTCTGAGAACGATATACATGACAAAGTAATTGAGAAGTTAAAGCTTGTAGGGCTTGAGAGTTCTGCTTTTAAAATGCCTTCCAATTTAAGCGGAGGTATGCAGAAAAGAGCTGCTCTTGCAAGGGCCATTGTAATGGAGCCTGAGGCGCTGCTTTATGATGAGCCGACTACAGGGCTTGATCCCATTACTACAAGATGGGTCAGCACTCTTATGAGAACCATTCATGAAAATTTAAAAATAACTTCTGTTATTGTAACCCATAATATTCAGAGCGCTATGACAGTGGCTGACAGAATAGCATTTTTGTACAGAGGAAGAATTAAATTTGTCGGCACTCCAAATGAAATACTTGAGTGCGGAGATCATATAGTTAATGAATTTTTAAGAAGTTAG
- a CDS encoding ABC transporter permease, with the protein MSRLILKFRESLVKIFYEVGSIAKLFVDTIRFGFTRPYEIHELVSQMEDIGVGSLFIVVISSFFVGMVMAVQVAYSEANFAGRVMVGVGVGVVITKEFGPLLTALLVGGRVSAGITSVIGSMVVTEQVDAIRLLGASPAKKLVFPRVLASLLMLPVLTAIADLVGIAGGLVVSLLDIKMTFLTYYYQVIHSITLSDFFGGMLKAMVFAFFISLIGCYNGLNVKGGAEGVGQATTRSVVASSVSIMIADYFLTKLLLIL; encoded by the coding sequence ATGAGTAGGCTGATACTGAAATTCAGAGAATCGCTTGTAAAAATATTTTATGAAGTCGGAAGTATTGCAAAACTTTTTGTTGATACCATAAGATTCGGATTTACAAGGCCTTATGAAATACATGAGTTGGTTTCGCAGATGGAAGATATCGGCGTAGGCTCTCTTTTTATTGTAGTTATATCTTCCTTTTTTGTGGGAATGGTGATGGCTGTTCAGGTTGCATATTCAGAAGCCAATTTTGCCGGAAGAGTTATGGTTGGCGTTGGTGTAGGCGTGGTTATTACAAAGGAATTTGGGCCTCTGTTAACAGCCCTTCTTGTCGGGGGCAGGGTTAGTGCAGGGATTACATCAGTTATAGGGAGTATGGTAGTTACAGAGCAGGTAGATGCAATAAGGCTTCTTGGCGCAAGCCCTGCAAAAAAACTTGTATTCCCGCGAGTCCTTGCATCGCTGCTGATGCTTCCTGTTTTAACAGCTATTGCAGATTTAGTGGGGATAGCAGGGGGGCTTGTTGTCAGTCTTCTTGATATAAAAATGACTTTTTTAACCTATTATTATCAAGTTATTCATTCTATCACGTTATCTGATTTTTTCGGCGGGATGTTAAAAGCTATGGTTTTTGCATTCTTTATATCTCTTATCGGCTGTTATAACGGCCTGAATGTAAAGGGCGGAGCCGAAGGTGTGGGACAGGCAACAACGAGGTCAGTAGTTGCAAGTTCAGTCAGTATAATGATAGCAGATTATTTTCTTACTAAACTCCTTTTAATTTTGTGA